The proteins below come from a single Necator americanus strain Aroian chromosome V, whole genome shotgun sequence genomic window:
- a CDS encoding hypothetical protein (NECATOR_CHRV.G17416.T1): MREFKVVVLGSGGVGKSALTVQFVSSTFIEKYDPTIEDFYRKEIEVDGQPCVLEILDTAGTEQFSSMRDLYIKNGQGFVVVYSITSQQTFHDIKTMREQIVRVKGTEQVPILLVGNKCDLQHQRQVRTDEGIALAEYWSCPFTECSAKNNHNVNVTFAEIVREMNYVQSKARENKGCCAIM, encoded by the exons ATGCGTGAATTCAAAGTGGTGGTGTTGGGTAGCGGAGGTGTGGGGAAATCGGCATTAACTGTTCAGTTCGTTAGTAGTACATTCATCGAGAAATACGATCCTACTATAGAAGATTTCTATCGGAAGGAAATTGAG GTTGACGGCCAACCTTGCGTTTTAGAAATATTGGATACTGCTGGAACGGAGCAGTTTTCATCTATGCGAGATTTGTATATCAAAAATGGGCAG GGATTCGTTGTTGTGTATTCAATCACAAGTCAGCAAACCTTTCATGACATTAAAACAATGCGGGAACAAATCGTACGGGTCAAG GGAACGGAGCAGGTCCCGATTTTGTTAGTAGGAAACAAGTGTGATCTTCAACATCAGCGACAAGTGAGAACCGATGAGGGCATTGCCCTAG CTGAATACTGGTCATGTCCGTTCACCGAATGTTCGGCAAAAAATAACCACAACGTAAACGTGACGTTCGCTGAAATCGTCCGTGAAATGAACTACGTGCAAAGCAAAGCACGGGAAAATAAAGGCTGTTGTGCAATTATGTGA
- a CDS encoding hypothetical protein (NECATOR_CHRV.G17415.T2), whose protein sequence is MAKVLFEDKWCKITSDSLIIKCYYFPLGNSKKVDTKNIIGVFYVEQNLSEQCFRVKGWGMSFSPCWWACDLRRCWHDSSGPVHYNVVIDCGETLYKGFTVVDIKYFLEQLRMVAPEAVYTPDLPF, encoded by the exons ATGGCGAAGGTGCTTTTTGAAGACAAATGGTGTAAGATCACTTCCGATTCCCTCATTATTAAATGTTACTATTTCCCTTTGGGAAATTCTAAG AAAGTTGACACGAAGAATATTATTGGAGTATTCTACGTGGAACAAAATTTATCTGAACAGTGCTTCAGAGTGAAAGGCTGGGGAATGTCATTCAGCCCATGTTGGTGGGCATGTGATTTGCGAAG ATGTTGGCATGACTCATCCGGTCCAGTGCATTACAACGTTGTGATTGACTGCGGCGAAACACTCTACAAAGGTTTCACTGTTGTAGACATAAAATACTTTCTCGAACAACTCAGGATGGTTGCACCAGAAGCAGTTTACACGCCGGACCTCCCATTTTAA
- a CDS encoding hypothetical protein (NECATOR_CHRV.G17417.T1), with amino-acid sequence MWPAATRPREQNLLPWCALVYFSFHSLLIANIDRLTHSNHQPGTVMDLGDTGTLFANPKLINISESIRN; translated from the exons ATGTGGCCTGCTGCGACGCGGCCGCGGGAACAAAATTTGCTGCCTTGGTGTGCTTTAGTG TACTTCTCCTTCCACTCTTTATTGATTGCCAATATCGATCGGTTGACGCATTCCAACCACCAG CCTGGAACTGTGATGGACTTGGGTGACACCGGTACATTGTTCGCGAACCCTAAACTGATAAACATCTCAGAATCCATAAGAAACTAA